The following DNA comes from Nicotiana sylvestris chromosome 10, ASM39365v2, whole genome shotgun sequence.
aaatttggctaactccttaaatttccgagaatttcgccagagtttctttgtaactaggactatctacCTGTCAGAGGGCCCCGGATACATATCCTAACAGTATATACATGTTCcgtagacataacataacttgttcaACACCAACTATGGCTGCATAGGCAACATACATagtcaaaatggaatagtttaacatagatcaaatcaaaagataagagtttacaggaaccaaatgcatgaaagctattacataactattcaaacaaatgtgggtacttctttatCGTTTCTTCCTCGGTTTCCCAAatggcttcctcaacctgctggttccgccataacacttttatagaggcaatttccttagttctcaattttcggacttgcctatcaagaatggcaactggaatttcttcataagatagttcttcattaacctcaatagcttcAATTGGCACAATAATGGATGGATCTcctactaccttcttcaacatagacacatgaaagaccggatgtaccaacgacatctcgggtggcagttCGAGCTTGTATGCCGCTTGAccgatcctctgaatgattctatatggtccgacatacctcggacttaatttccctttcttcccaaatcgcatgaTTCCCTTCattggggaaaccttcaaaaatacccaatcatcttctttgaactccaaatctctacgacgaatgtccgaataagacttttggcgatTTTGAGCAGTTTTCAATGTCTCCTCAATAACTTTGACTTTCTCCAAGGCCTGATTCACGAGGTCCAGACCTATAaattctgcttctccaacctcgaaccacccaatgggagacctgcaTTTCCTACCATATagtgcctcgaatggtgccatctggatactagcatggaagctgtttTTGTAAGCAAATTCtgtgagtggcaaatggtcatcccaactacctttgaaatcaagagtacaagctcgcaacatgtcctcaagcgtctgaatagtccactTTGCTTGCCTGTCAGTTTGAGGATGGAAAGctgtgctgagatttacctgcgTGCCCATGccctgctgaaatttcttccaaaagttggtcgtgaattgagcccctcgatttgaaatgattgagactggagtgccatgcaacctgactatttctttgatatacaactaagcatattgttccgctgtgtcggaagatttaactggcaagaagtgaaATGATTTGTGAGTCGgtcaacaatcacccaaattgagtcgaacctgCGTGGAGTGCGCGGCAGCCCcactacaaaatccatattgatcatctcccatttccacattggaatttctatgctttgagccaatctaccaggcctttgatgttcggccttcacttacTGACAATTCGGACATCTAgtcacaaagtccgccacatccctcttcataccgttccaccaataaatttctttgagatcatgatacatttttgtagaacctgtGTGCACCGAATATCTGGAATTATGAGCCTCCGCCATTACCCTCTCCCGAAGATTATCCACATCTGGAACACATAGCCTACCTTGACATTGTAATACACCATTCCCACCACCGAGTGAAAAGGCCAAAGTCTTGTTATTCAAAACTGCCTCTTTCATCTGTGCCAATGCTGGATCaatgaactgcttttccttgacttCCGCTACCAGTGACAATTATGCTCCATTACACACCATAACCTTCCCCTCGTCTGAGGTCGAAATACAATCCCCCAAATTGGCTAGTTGATAAACCTCCCAAGCCAAAAACCTCTGATCTgctcccaaatgagccaaactaccGATGGACTTCCGATTGAGAGCGTCGACCACCATATTCGCCTTCCctagatggtataaaatatctatATCGTAATTCTTGATCAATTCTAACTACCGCCGCTGCCTTATATTCAACTCCTTATGCTTGAACAAATTTTGGAGACTCTTGTGGTCCGAAaacacatccacatggaccccataaagataatgccgccatattttcaaggcaaatacaactgctgcaagctccaaatcatgcgtcggataattcttcccgtgattcttgagttgccttgaAGCATATGCTATAACCTTCCTAtattgcatcaatacacaccccaaTCCAACCCTGGAGGCATCGCAATAAACCACAAATCCTTCCGTGCCCTCCGGTAAGGTCAATATCGGCACCGAGGTCAATCTTGACTTCAATTCCTGAAAACTTTTCTCACAAGCGtcggaccattggaacttaactgctttccgCGTCAACTTAGTCAAAGGGGAGGCAAGGGTAGAGAATACCTCCACAAACCTGCGACAATATCCCGCTAAACCCAAGAAGCTACAGATCTTCGTCGGGGTCGTGGGCCTAGGTCAATCTTTCACTGCTGCAATCTTCTGGGGATTCACCTGAGTCCCTTTACTGGAAACGACATTACCCAAAAAGGTAACAGactccaaccaaaattcacattttgaaaatttagcatacaactggtgctgatgaagagtctgcagaactgccccaaggtgatcggcatgatcctcccggctctgcgaataaacaaggatgtcatcaatgaaaacaatcacaaaggattCTAGAAACGGCTTGAAGACCtaattcataagatccatgaaagctgtcggggcgttggttagcccaaaagacatgaccaagaattcaaagtgaccatagcgagttctgaaagtggtcttaggaatatcctgctctctgatcttcaattggtaaTACCCGGACCgtagatcaattttggagaagaaCCTTGCACCTTGCAATTAgtcgaacaaatcatctatccgaggcaaatgatatttattcttgatggtgaccttgttaagctgtcgataatcaatacacatctggagcgacccatccttctttctAACAAAAATAACTGGAGCACCCCATGGCGACACACGTGGCCGTATGAACCCCTTTTCTAATAAATCCTtcagctgctcctttaactcccttaactccactggtgccatcatgtatggtggaatagatattgGCTGCGTATCTAGAAATACATCAATCccgaaatcaatctccctatctaGCGGGATCCTTGGAAGCTCGTCCAGAAACACTTCAAGAAACTCATTCATGACTGGCACGGACTCGGGGGCAGACACTTCTTAAGTGGTGTCCGCCACCCGAACCAAATGGTAGATACACCCCTTCCTAATCATCTTCGaagccttaaggtaggaaataaacctacctttcggcacCACACCATTCCCCTTCCACTCAATAACCGGCTCATTAGGGAACTCAAGCCTTCTGACTCTCGTTCGGCAGTCAAGATTAGAAAAGCACGAATAAATcagtccattcccataatcacatcAAAATTCACCATTCCAAGCTCAATAAGATCGGCCGTGGTAGCACGATCACATACCGTGACAACACAATTCTTATAAACTCGTGCAGCTGTGATAGAATCACCAATCGGAGTTGATACAGAGAATGACTCATGAAGCTATTCGGGTTCTACCCCAAAACTTGAAGCAATGAATGGGGTGACATAAGACAAAGAGGACCCCAGATCAATAAGAGCATAACAATCAATGGTCTGAATAGACAAGATACCTGtgacaacatctggagaagcctctacACTCTGGCGACCACTCAAAGCGTAAAATCGGCTAGGTCCACTTCTACCACGAGCTCCACCCCTAATTGCACCATGCCCTACTGGAGCTGGAGGGCGCACGGATGATGTAGCACCTGAAGAACTGGATGGCTGAGCAAATCCCATACCTGTGCCCTGACTGGGCGCACGATAGTCCCACTGGATATGACCTCTCACCCCGCATCTATAACACACCGGGATATCCAATTAACAAGTCTCGGAATGGAACCTCCCACACTTGGGGCATGAAGCCCTCCCCTACTGCTGTGATCTCCCTCCTAGACGACCGGACTGATGGGGTCTCCTACTATCTGAACCTGGTCTCAAGTGACTGCTCTGCTGATAACTGTGCACAGATGGCGGTGCGCTCGCTATGGACTGGGCATATGACTGGGATGACCCTGATGGCCCCCTTCTCTTAACTAGTCTCCCTGAGTGACCCACTGATGAGGGCCTGCTGTTACTCTCCCTTTTCTGCCCGTATTTTCAACTTCCTAGCCTCTGTGGCCTGAGCGAATCCcacaatcttcccataattcatatctgaGTGTAAGGCCGCTGTAGTAGCATCGTTCACTACCAAAGGACTAAGACCCTGAACAAATCGCCGACATCGTGCATCCATGGTCGACACTAACTGAGGAGCATACTTGGACAACAtcacaaactccatgtggtactcccaaacactcataCTGCCCTGCTTAAGGGCCTCAAACTCAATGGCACGGGCTGACATTGTCTCGGCAGGCAAGAAATGGTCCATGAATGCATCTACAAACTCATCCCATCTAGCTGGAGGTCTTTCCTCCCCGCGGGAATCCTCCCACATCTCGAACCATGAATACGCTGCTCCCCTCAACCTATATGAAGCCAACTCAACCCCCTCCGTCTCTGTAGGCTTCATCACTCGAAGGGTCTTATACATTTCATCAAGAAAATCCTATGGATCGGCCTCTGGGTCTATGCCTGTGAACTCTGGAGAGGCCAACCGTAGAAAATGGTTGACTCTGGAGCTGGCAAAATCTCCATGTCTGCTGGAGGATGTAGGGGCATCATGGGATCTCTGGGCCTGAGCGGCCACTAACTGGGTCAACATATGGATGGATCTTCTAAGGTCCCCATCAGAAACCCCGGGATCGAAAGCTGGAACTGCATCAGGATCTGGAATATCAGCGGGAGGGATGGTAGCACCCTCTGCCGCAACTGGAACAGGAATACTTGGATCTGGAATAAATGAGCCAGGCAGATTCAAGATCGGGGAGTCACTCTCACCCACGGCATCAGGTACATGATTTGTAGCCACACTTGGGGTGGCATTGGCCCCAAGGCCGAGTCTAGCTCCTTTCTTAGGTGCCATTACTGAAAATTTGGAACAGAGCACGAGTTAGAGGTAAATACTTTTGCTTTTTACTTCACCGCATGATATAGAGTAACAAAGAAGAAGGTAATTTCCTAAATGCCCATGTAGCCTcaaacttatagatgtggtcgacaacacactgaTAAGAAgtactctactagacatggctccgagacatcctaggacccttttaaaaccctgatgctctgataccaagttttcCACACCCAAAAAATGAGGGACGTGACCGGCGCTCGACCGAGTAGCCCCAGTCAAggggacctgggtgcctttcctatcccATGTGTTACCCCGTGATTTAAATACTCATTATTCAAGTGAAACAGCCATTTATGATTAAACACATTCCTACGAGACATAATAACATACATGCTTACTTTACATGATCTACAAGTTATACCGCTCAAAATACAAAAGTACATAACCCAcgtttcctgtctacggagcctctagggatacaaacgagtgttacaatacttgccggtaacaaggctccggctatacatTACACAAATGCCAAAATAATACTCTGGgaagaaaagcggcatgagccacac
Coding sequences within:
- the LOC138880263 gene encoding uncharacterized protein, with amino-acid sequence MVVDALNRKSIGSLAHLGADQRFLAWEVYQLANLGDSEVKEKQFIDPALAQMKEAVLNNKTLAFSLGGGNGVLQCQGRLCVPDVDNLRERVMAEAHNSRYSVHTGSTKMYHDLKEIYWWNGMKRDVADFVTRCPNCQ